A stretch of Bacillus pseudomycoides DNA encodes these proteins:
- a CDS encoding SDR family oxidoreductase encodes MAKIAIVTGATRLNGIGAAICKALAQKGSDIFFTYWPRYDKEMPWSMNDEEPFLLKREIESYSVRCEMAEVNLSQSYAPNRLLYMVSERLGEPSILINNAAYSTDTTVEELDVEQLDRHYTVNMRATMLLSTLFINHYSLETSGSIVNLTSGQSLGPMPNELAYIATKGAIEAFTTSVAPVAMKKGITVNAVDPGPTNTGWMTEETQAYLVTKFPAGRIGEPVDVARLIQFLVSEEAKWVTGQVIHSNGGFY; translated from the coding sequence GTGGCAAAAATAGCAATTGTTACAGGAGCAACACGTTTAAATGGAATTGGAGCAGCGATTTGTAAGGCGCTTGCTCAAAAAGGCAGCGATATTTTTTTTACATATTGGCCTCGGTACGATAAGGAAATGCCATGGAGTATGAATGATGAAGAGCCATTTTTATTGAAAAGAGAAATTGAAAGTTATAGCGTTCGCTGCGAAATGGCTGAGGTAAATTTATCTCAATCATATGCACCAAACCGGTTATTATATATGGTATCAGAACGATTAGGAGAGCCGTCTATTCTCATTAACAATGCTGCCTATTCCACTGATACTACAGTAGAGGAACTTGATGTAGAGCAACTAGATAGGCACTATACGGTAAATATGCGCGCTACGATGCTATTAAGTACGCTATTTATTAATCATTATTCACTTGAAACAAGTGGAAGTATTGTAAACCTTACATCTGGGCAATCGTTAGGTCCAATGCCGAATGAACTTGCGTATATAGCAACGAAAGGAGCGATTGAAGCTTTCACTACTTCAGTAGCCCCTGTAGCAATGAAAAAAGGAATTACAGTAAACGCTGTTGATCCTGGTCCGACCAATACAGGATGGATGACTGAGGAAACTCAGGCATATTTAGTGACCAAGTTTCCAGCAGGAAGAATAGGAGAGCCTGTGGATGTAGCACGTCTCATACAGTTTTTAGTAAGCGAGGAAGCAAAATGGGTGACGGGACAAGTAATTCATTCGAATGGAGGGTTTTACTAA
- a CDS encoding putative ABC transporter permease subunit, which yields MNKIWTLTKVLLKLNYADIITDKKKRWAYAFSFLALLFAGFIVIGPLTYGMYAAMASIGQETSIIGMGLAVASIWVFVISITNILTVFYYNNDVETLLPLPLQPSQIITAKFITVLITQYVMGSFILFPIFIVYGVQSGAFITYYLYALLIYIFFPIIPLVLASLLMTVIMRYTNIAKNKDRSNIFIGILTLLFVVGINVFMQWRNKSAVSGDMMTNYFADHQSSLFVQMTNYFPTTYFGALGLIENASWKGIIYVLIFAVISLAFFGLFFYVAQRTYLKGVIGLSTSTAKKEAISVENLKKSTVQSSHIKAYVKKEFKVLFRTPQFFINCIVQTFVMPIMLFFILFVQEGNLKWLTKFIKEPEWSGLALGIGFCAGLFLMGSNVIATTSFSRDGSSWFVNRYLPVKASDIFFAKVFTAWFINITILAVFGLIMIIVAGVSPIFMLLWFLLSANGLWLTNLIGTRWDAQTADIHWDSEQKLFKSRYTTLWNFLANILMDLVIVAGVCGLYFFFEIGMWGMFSILLIAFTIINVIVTRSLQLGAEHILANIK from the coding sequence ATGAATAAAATTTGGACATTAACAAAAGTATTATTGAAATTAAACTATGCAGATATCATAACAGATAAAAAGAAGCGGTGGGCGTATGCATTTTCATTTTTAGCATTATTATTCGCTGGCTTTATCGTTATCGGTCCACTTACATATGGCATGTATGCAGCAATGGCATCAATCGGACAAGAAACATCGATAATCGGAATGGGATTAGCTGTTGCGAGTATATGGGTGTTTGTAATTAGTATTACGAACATTTTAACGGTATTTTATTATAATAATGATGTGGAAACCTTATTACCTTTACCACTGCAACCATCGCAAATTATTACGGCTAAATTTATTACTGTATTAATTACACAATATGTAATGGGATCTTTCATTTTATTTCCAATCTTTATTGTATACGGTGTACAAAGTGGTGCATTTATTACATATTATTTATATGCACTATTAATTTACATATTTTTCCCTATCATTCCGTTAGTACTTGCATCGCTCTTAATGACAGTTATTATGCGTTATACAAATATAGCTAAGAATAAAGATCGTAGCAATATATTTATTGGAATATTAACCTTACTGTTTGTCGTAGGTATTAATGTATTTATGCAGTGGCGAAACAAAAGCGCAGTATCAGGAGATATGATGACAAATTACTTTGCTGATCATCAATCTTCTCTGTTCGTTCAGATGACAAATTATTTTCCGACAACGTACTTTGGTGCGCTGGGATTAATAGAAAATGCTTCTTGGAAAGGGATTATATATGTTCTGATTTTTGCAGTGATTTCTTTAGCATTTTTCGGACTGTTTTTCTATGTTGCACAGCGTACGTATTTAAAAGGAGTTATCGGTCTGTCAACGAGTACTGCAAAAAAAGAAGCAATCTCAGTAGAGAACTTAAAAAAATCAACTGTACAAAGTTCACACATAAAAGCTTATGTTAAAAAAGAGTTCAAAGTTTTATTCCGAACACCACAATTTTTTATAAATTGTATCGTGCAAACTTTTGTGATGCCAATTATGTTATTCTTTATACTTTTCGTACAAGAGGGGAATTTAAAGTGGTTAACTAAGTTTATAAAAGAACCAGAATGGTCTGGTCTAGCTCTTGGCATAGGTTTCTGTGCAGGTTTATTCTTAATGGGAAGTAATGTCATTGCGACAACATCTTTTTCTCGGGATGGAAGTTCGTGGTTTGTGAATCGCTATTTACCAGTCAAGGCATCAGACATATTTTTTGCAAAAGTATTTACAGCATGGTTTATTAACATAACTATTTTAGCTGTGTTTGGCCTTATCATGATAATTGTGGCGGGCGTTTCACCAATCTTTATGTTGTTATGGTTTTTACTAAGTGCAAATGGTCTGTGGTTAACAAATTTAATCGGTACACGCTGGGACGCTCAAACCGCGGATATACACTGGGATTCAGAACAAAAATTGTTTAAAAGCAGGTACACAACTTTATGGAATTTCCTTGCTAACATTTTAATGGATCTAGTAATCGTAGCTGGGGTTTGTGGATTATACTTTTTCTTTGAAATTGGTATGTGGGGAATGTTTAGTATTCTATTAATCGCATTTACGATTATAAATGTAATTGTAACACGTAGTTTACAGTTAGGAGCAGAGCACATTTTGGCGAATATTAAATGA
- a CDS encoding ABC transporter ATP-binding protein, with protein sequence MIEIVNVSKSYNGSSYAVKDLSLTVPSGEIFGFLGPNGAGKSTTIKMVTGIHAIDKGTISINGKDVTKDPLGAKKTFGYVPDSPDMFLRLKGIEYLNFMADMYEVPNAIRQEKIQSLTKRFDLYNALSDQIQSYSHGMRQKIIIIGVLLHDPDVWILDEPMTGLDPKSAFILKQMMREHADKGKTVFFSTHVLDVAEKLCDRVAIINKGNLQFQGNLNEMRDHFKSNESLEKMFLEMTGNE encoded by the coding sequence ATGATTGAAATTGTGAATGTATCAAAAAGTTATAATGGTTCGTCATATGCAGTAAAAGATTTAAGTTTAACAGTACCAAGCGGCGAAATTTTTGGGTTCTTAGGGCCAAATGGTGCTGGGAAATCGACAACAATTAAGATGGTAACAGGTATACATGCGATAGATAAAGGAACAATTTCGATCAATGGAAAAGATGTAACAAAGGATCCTTTAGGGGCAAAGAAAACATTTGGTTATGTGCCGGATAGCCCGGATATGTTTTTACGTTTAAAAGGAATCGAATATTTAAATTTTATGGCTGATATGTACGAGGTTCCGAATGCAATCAGACAGGAGAAAATTCAATCATTAACAAAAAGGTTTGATCTTTATAATGCTTTGTCAGATCAAATTCAAAGTTATTCACACGGAATGAGACAGAAAATTATTATTATTGGTGTATTGCTGCATGATCCGGATGTGTGGATTTTGGATGAACCGATGACAGGACTTGATCCAAAATCAGCGTTTATTTTAAAACAGATGATGAGAGAGCATGCAGATAAAGGAAAAACAGTATTTTTCTCAACACACGTGCTCGATGTAGCTGAGAAATTATGTGATCGAGTTGCGATTATTAATAAGGGGAATTTGCAGTTCCAAGGTAATTTAAATGAAATGAGAGATCATTTTAAATCCAATGAATCACTTGAGAAAATGTTCTTGGAGATGACTGGAAATGAATAA
- a CDS encoding YjjG family noncanonical pyrimidine nucleotidase — MKYKVIFFDVDDTLFDFSMSEKNALHKAFEDFGLPTGLVDYKNSYKEISKVLWRDLEQGTTTLSELGVERFRRLFLEHNLEIDEATFNRVYLTYLGKEVHLVPGAVDLCNSLTGCRLAIITNGFTAVQKSRIEGSPLCNTFEHLIISEEAGFQKPNQGVFEYAFSKLKITDKTKVLIVGDSLTSDIQGGINYGIDTCWFNPSGKENHIGIQPTYEIRELTEIIGIVGEKGD, encoded by the coding sequence ATGAAATACAAAGTTATATTCTTCGATGTGGATGATACACTATTTGACTTCAGTATGTCAGAAAAAAATGCGCTACATAAAGCTTTTGAAGATTTTGGATTACCTACGGGGTTAGTGGATTATAAAAACAGCTATAAAGAGATTAGTAAGGTATTATGGAGAGACTTAGAACAGGGAACTACTACTTTATCAGAATTGGGAGTAGAGCGATTTAGAAGGTTGTTTTTAGAACATAACTTAGAGATCGACGAGGCTACATTTAATCGTGTATATCTTACATACTTAGGAAAAGAAGTACATCTTGTACCGGGAGCTGTAGATTTGTGCAATAGTCTTACTGGGTGTAGGCTAGCTATTATAACAAATGGATTTACTGCCGTGCAAAAATCTAGAATAGAGGGATCTCCTCTTTGTAATACTTTTGAGCATCTTATCATTTCAGAAGAAGCTGGGTTTCAGAAGCCGAACCAAGGAGTTTTCGAATATGCATTTTCTAAGTTGAAGATTACTGATAAAACGAAAGTGTTAATTGTAGGAGATTCTTTAACTTCTGATATTCAAGGGGGAATAAATTACGGAATTGATACTTGCTGGTTTAATCCATCTGGTAAGGAAAATCATATAGGGATTCAACCAACATATGAAATCCGTGAGTTAACTGAGATTATTGGGATTGTAGGAGAGAAGGGAGACTGA